Genomic DNA from Jejubacter calystegiae:
CCCGAGGTGGTCAGTCAGCTCTGCATTGAGTGCCGTTTCAACGGTCAGCTTCGTGAGCATGCGGGAAAACTGATTGAGGTCGGCCTCAGTTTTGAGGCCTTTGGCCAGCTCAGCTGCGAGGGCTTTAAGTTTCTTCTCGTCCATAATTTGCCTGTCTCCGTTGTTGGAGTGAACATATCAAAAACAGGCAATTACACAATTTTAATTACAGTCTCGGGTCGAGGACTTTCTTCAGGTGCTGTGCGCTTACCGACAGTTTGTGATGGGGCGTTAGTCCCGCTTTTTTCACCTCTGTCAGGCCGGGGGCGTACTCCCCGGCTCTTCCCGCTGCTGTCCTGACGTTTAATGATCGGAAATGATTAACTGGCTGGGCATCTGAGCCAGTTGTTCACGGATGCTCTCTTCCAGTTGCGCATCCGTCACGATATCGGTCAGAGAATTCAGATGGGCGACATTAAACAGCGACCATGCGCCATATTTTGAGCTGTCTGCCAGTAGCACCCGGCGTCTGGCATTGGCTATCAGATCGCGTTTTAACCCCGCCTTTTCTTCCGTGGGCGCCGTAATCCCTTTTTCGATGTCCCAGCCGTTACAGCTTAAAAATGCAATATCCGGCCAGATATTCTGTAGCAGCTTACGACCATGCTCGCCAATACAGGACTGGCTGCTCTCATCGATACGCCCACCAATAATCGTCACTTCTATCTGCTTAAATTCCGAGAGAAACAGCGCGATGCGCAGATCGCTGGTAATGACCCGCAGCGTCAGATGTGTCAACTGGCGGGCCAGTTCCATCATGGTGGTGCCGGCATCCAGCACGATGGTATCTCCGGCCTTAACCAGACCCGCCGCCGCCCTGGCGATGGCGCGTTTTTCCACGATATTACGCTGCATTTTTTCATGCGTGGTCGGCTGAGAAGGGATAAACCGGTTAAGCGTCACGCCGCCATGGGTACGGCTGATAACGCCTTCTTGATCGAGCTTAATCAGGTCCCGGCGAATGGTTGCCGGGGAAGCCTGAGTGACCGCCACTAATTGCTCTACTGTGACCAGATTTTGCCCTTTCAGGTAATCCATGATCTGTTCTAACCGGTTATATCCTTTCATTTTTAATCCCGCGTAATTTGCATCGCTAACTGGATAGACACGGCCATGCTTTCAGACCTGGCCTTGCCTGTCCAGGCAATATCAAATGCCGTACCGTGATCCGCTGAGGTGCGGATAAAGGGTAATCCGGCAGTGATATTCACTCCGTCATAAAATCCCAGTAATTTTAGCGGAATATGGCCCTGATCGTGATACATCGCGACCACCATATCGTACATCCCTTCATGGCACTGCATGAACACCGTATCGGGTGGGCACGGACCGGCGACATTCAGCCCTTTAGCCCGCATGGCTTCTACGGCAGGCCCGACAATCTTGATCTCTTCATCACCGAACAGGCCGTTTTCCCCGGCATGGGGATTGACCCCTGCGACCGCAATACGCGGATCCTGATAACCGACGCGCCGCAGGAAGCTGTCGGCTATCTGAATTACGGTTTTTACCCGCTCTTCGCTTAGCGTATCAAGGAATTTGCGCAAAGCGATGTGGGTGGTGACGTGGATGACTTTCAGTTTATCGGTGTACAGAACCATGGCGTAGTCTTTGCTGTCGGTCAGATGGGCCAGCAGCTCGGTATGTCCGGGATAGTGATGCCCGGCCAGGTGTAACGCCTCTTTATTGAGCGGCGCGGTGGCGATCGCGCTGACTTTCCCTGCCAGGGCCAGCGCCGTGGCGCGTTTAATACAGCGATACGCCAGATCGCCAGCCTGCGCCTGTACCACGCCGGGCTTTAACGACCCGGGGTCGGCCAGCGCTTCGTCTATCACGTGGATGACGCCTGGGGAGAATTGGGCCTGGGCGACATCATCGATAATCCGTAACTCTACCTGTGGCGTGATGTTCAGCGCCAGCAACCGCCGTAGCGTTTGCGCGCATCCGACCACCACCACCGGCGAGCCAGAAAGCTCGCCTTCCGCCAGCGATTTGATAATGATTTCCGGGCCGATGCCGGCAGGGTCACCCATAGTAACAGCAATGATATTATTCACTCATCTCTCCTCAATAAAATTCAGTACCTGAAGTAAGGTGGCCTCGTCGCCAAATCCTCCCGCTTTCGTCATCACCGGACGCTGCCAGAGGCCGCCAGCAAAGCGACCGTACGGCACGCACTGTGCGACGCAGCCGGTGATCCTGAATCCCCTGGCCCCCAGTGCTCCGGCAACTGCAGAGGCGACATCTCCCCCTGACAGATACAGCGCGTCGGGTGTGACAGCCTCAAGGACCTGGCGCGTCAGGGTTCCCAAAAAATGGCAAACTTTTTCGCCAAGCTGGGGGCGAGTCAGCTGCCAGCGTGCGCAAAGCCCGGGGATCCGATGGCGTGCTTCACGATCCGGACAGGTATGGACAATACAGTGCCGACCGGATGACAGAATGTTTATAATCTGCTGCAGGTAATGCGTCGGCGAACCGCAAAGGACATTTTCAATATCAATGACCAGGCTCTCCGCTCTGGCGTTTCGGCAGACGGTGGCGATTTGTCGTTGCGCGACTTCGCTCATTGAACCCACCATCGCCAGTAAACAACGTGGCGAAGTATTTACGTGCTGCCGCGCCAGCGCCTGGCAAATTCCCGCAGAGCCCACCAGTAACGGGCGCTCCTTTTGCGCCAGAGCCTGGGTGGCGATGGTATCCAGGCAGCCATCGGTCTGCGCATCCACCACCCAAATTTCCGGGCCATCCGACGCATACTGGTTCAGCCTGTGGCTAAACTGGCTCAGCGACATCGACTGGCAGGGAATCGTCGTTTGCGCCTGCAATAGCAGGCCGATATCGGCGCTGGCGACCGGGGTTTTCGGGTCGCTGGCAAATTCGGTTTCCGTGACGGGAACGCCGTTTATCAGGCATTGCCCCTGTACTGTTGTGCGTCCTGCATCAGGAAAGGCCGGGGCGACAATCGCCAGCTGTTTTCCGGTCGATAGCATCATTGCTTCCAGCTCTGCGCCTGGATTGCCACGCAGCGTGGAATCTATCTTCTTCAGCAGTAGCTGATGTGGATTGCTGTAGCAATCATGAACCAGCGCCTCAATGCGTGAAGCGGCGTGCCGTGCGGCAAGCGCCCGGCTATCGCTGTTCACCACCAGCACATCGGCATTGCCGTGATAGGGCAGTTCAAAAGCGACATCGACCCGCAAACCGGTGCACGCCAGGCTGACGCCCGCATCATTACCACCGGTAAAGTCATCGGCAATCACTACGATTTGAGGCGTTGTGAGTTTTGTGTCCATCCCAGCTCCGGATCATCATATTTCAGATTTGATTATATTCAATCACATTTGATTAAATGTGAGCAAGTTCAATTTATTCGGTCAAGAGATAAACTATAAAGTTACGCCATGATGCGATTGTGATGAACTTGTTATGAGCGAGTTCAATCAAACAGACAGGAGAATATTGTGGCAACGATTAACAGCACCGTGATAGCCGGCCCGGCATCCGTTTTTGCGCTCGAACCGCTGGTGGCCGGCAGGCGCCAGATTTTGCTGGTGACTGACGCAAACATGATAAAGCTGCCGCTGGTTGCGCAGATC
This window encodes:
- a CDS encoding DeoR/GlpR family DNA-binding transcription regulator — its product is MKGYNRLEQIMDYLKGQNLVTVEQLVAVTQASPATIRRDLIKLDQEGVISRTHGGVTLNRFIPSQPTTHEKMQRNIVEKRAIARAAAGLVKAGDTIVLDAGTTMMELARQLTHLTLRVITSDLRIALFLSEFKQIEVTIIGGRIDESSQSCIGEHGRKLLQNIWPDIAFLSCNGWDIEKGITAPTEEKAGLKRDLIANARRRVLLADSSKYGAWSLFNVAHLNSLTDIVTDAQLEESIREQLAQMPSQLIISDH
- a CDS encoding D-threonate 4-phosphate dehydrogenase; protein product: MNNIIAVTMGDPAGIGPEIIIKSLAEGELSGSPVVVVGCAQTLRRLLALNITPQVELRIIDDVAQAQFSPGVIHVIDEALADPGSLKPGVVQAQAGDLAYRCIKRATALALAGKVSAIATAPLNKEALHLAGHHYPGHTELLAHLTDSKDYAMVLYTDKLKVIHVTTHIALRKFLDTLSEERVKTVIQIADSFLRRVGYQDPRIAVAGVNPHAGENGLFGDEEIKIVGPAVEAMRAKGLNVAGPCPPDTVFMQCHEGMYDMVVAMYHDQGHIPLKLLGFYDGVNITAGLPFIRTSADHGTAFDIAWTGKARSESMAVSIQLAMQITRD
- the dtnK gene encoding D-threonate kinase; its protein translation is MDTKLTTPQIVVIADDFTGGNDAGVSLACTGLRVDVAFELPYHGNADVLVVNSDSRALAARHAASRIEALVHDCYSNPHQLLLKKIDSTLRGNPGAELEAMMLSTGKQLAIVAPAFPDAGRTTVQGQCLINGVPVTETEFASDPKTPVASADIGLLLQAQTTIPCQSMSLSQFSHRLNQYASDGPEIWVVDAQTDGCLDTIATQALAQKERPLLVGSAGICQALARQHVNTSPRCLLAMVGSMSEVAQRQIATVCRNARAESLVIDIENVLCGSPTHYLQQIINILSSGRHCIVHTCPDREARHRIPGLCARWQLTRPQLGEKVCHFLGTLTRQVLEAVTPDALYLSGGDVASAVAGALGARGFRITGCVAQCVPYGRFAGGLWQRPVMTKAGGFGDEATLLQVLNFIEER